A genomic region of Spea bombifrons isolate aSpeBom1 chromosome 9, aSpeBom1.2.pri, whole genome shotgun sequence contains the following coding sequences:
- the CHST14 gene encoding carbohydrate sulfotransferase 14: MFPRPLYQMPVGFQMGAAGPHSGGAAADLRRIASHPLSRGSRGNSTLLPSMLMFGVIVASSGLLLMIEKGILAEVKTPPPMGDHAWRPHSRSLTSEFSEDDVEQQILQDIRNRTMSGICGQKNMPHTVWELPVLQRKTVLKHILVNDKYRFLYCYVPKVACSNWKRVLKVLDGSLESVDVKVKMDHKNDLVFLSDLSAEEIKYRLKHYFKFMFVRDPMERLLSAYRNKFGEMKEYQQRYGVEIVKRYRKHGRDSAGDDVTFSEFLRYLLDEDADRMNEHWMPMYNLCQPCAVSYDFIGTHERLQEDANYVLDNVNAPSSVRFPERQAWYKPVTKETLNYFLCNTPKGLIKELLPKYILDFSLFAYSLPNITSESCRQ, from the coding sequence ATGTTTCCTCGCCCTCTGTACCAAATGCCGGTAGGATTTCAAATGGGGGCTGCTGGGCCACACAGTGGGGGTGCTGCTGCTGATCTCCGGCGGATTGCGTCTCACCCGCTGTCTCGCGGTAGCAGGGGCAACAGCACACTTCTGCCCTCGATGCTGATGTTTGGGGTGATTGTAGCGTCTAGCGGTCTGCTTCTTATGATAGAGAAGGGCATCCTGGCAGAAGTGAAAACCCCCCCACCTATGGGTGATCATGCATGGCGCCCACACAGCAGATCTCTAACCAGCGAGTTCAGTGAGGATGACGTGGAACAGCAGATTCTGCAGGACATAAGAAACCGGACAATGAGTGGCATCTGCGGGCAGAAGAACATGCCCCACACGGTGTGGGAACTGCCTGTTCTGCAGCGAAAGACGGTCCTCAAACATATACTCGTCAACGACAAGTACCGGTTCCTTTACTGCTACGTGCCCAAGGTGGCCTGTTCGAACTGGAAGCGGGTGCTCAAGGTCTTGGATGGGTCTCTGGAAAGCGTAGACGTGAAGGTGAAGATGGACCACAAGAATGACTTGGTGTTCCTGTCAGATCTCAGCGCGGAGGAGATCAAGTACCGCCTGAAACACTACTTTAAGTTCATGTTTGTCAGGGACCCCATGGAGCGGCTGCTGTCAGCTTACAGAAATAAGTTCGGAGAAATGAAGGAATACCAGCAGAGGTACGGGGTGGAAATAGTTAAGAGGTACCGGAAGCACGGCCGCGACTCAGCGGGGGATGACGTCACCTTCTCCGAGTTTCTCCGCTACTTGTTGGATGAAGATGCGGACCGGATGAACGAGCACTGGATGCCGATGTACAACCTGTGCCAACCGTGCGCGGTCAGCTACGACTTCATCGGCACTCACGAGAGGCTCCAGGAGGACGCCAACTATGTTCTGGATAACGTGAACGCCCCGTCTTCTGTACGATTCCCCGAGAGACAAGCTTGGTACAAACCAGTCACCAAAGAGACCCTGAATTATTTCCTGTGTAATAcccctaaggggttaatcaaagAGCTTCTACCGAAGTACATACTGGATTTCTCCCTCTTTGCTTATTCCTTACCAAATATCACCAGTGAAAGTTGTAGGCAGTGA
- the BAHD1 gene encoding bromo adjacent homology domain-containing 1 protein yields the protein MDSTQTSYTGQAFFKDLSCKGRIPKMVRGMLNQDLRKTYPLRGQLAPKMNEKTCTVVLTRLEDVAGSCIMEAQGGASPGISCWVDNFGTLKVHTGIPTETLRISSKKKRFLVSAGVEPTHDFPEPRKRRLASLNAEAVNNLLFERGDSFSARKIQKDASESGDHCKSGAEWNSLKPDCRLIRKKIRTKCPHKLPEEVFDDLKKESNEVSYPPAPKRLASLNAVAFLKLTNERDPPLKQRSKSDGDNGRSVNSCSKSKVKSTRSHKKNCVKSKKETLHRKVEDYNGWQGGPEVRFLKPELRDSFRSLGKMEGVQVEQSSSYNDGSESSYHRLPLLMGGQASMKPEYGRPGEKSPTPKQDFQQPSFPVQQLHRLPVPGSPTDCICLFDSSDLNPLDGIYNTYGQSGLPYNGYSDISLYPKGKVFSQSVPCEELLVAQSSLPHTATFEHLPWCNSRCSFGEDPGTNTDTLCGVIKLPLARVGNTHTGHSKYPYKKPFTAEGYKSLDQLSITIPTAGHPVSPAHPLSGCPVPSVPPAAEPVPYLQTPNSEPQTMAMLKTARECPQSSKPPSGSKSGVRNTSGCFHTSGNKTSKGHNHPKQQRISRRRATNGWMPLGTPCEKAVYVVNEPEPALRRSYQAVERNGEIIRVRDTVLLKSGPRKKSMPYVAKISALWEEPKTGELMMSLFWYYRPEHTQGGRNPSMHKNEIFASRHQDENSIACIEEKCYVLTFAEYCRFCALVKRRGEGCPNRKALIVPPSEEYCTPLHRRVPDSTDPELVFLCRHVYDFRHGRILKNPQ from the exons ATGGATAGCACCCAAACTAGTTACACAGGCCAAGCATTTTTCAAAGACTTGTCATGCAAGGGAAGAATtccaaaaatggttagaggaaTGTTAAACCAAGACCTGAGAAAAACATACCCACTGCGTGGCCAGCTTGCTCCAAAAATGAATGAGAAAACTTGCACAGTTGTTCTCACCAGACTAGAGGATGTAGCGGGGTCGTGTATTATGGAAGCCCAGGGCGGTGCGTCACCCGGCATCTCTTGCTGGGTCGATAACTTTGGAACTTTAAAGGTTCATACTgggattcccacagaaactctgaGGATCAGTTCAAAGAAGAAGAGATTTCTTGTCTCTGCTGGGGTAGAGCCTACCCATGATTTTCCTGAACCCAGAAAAAGAAGATTAGCTTCTCTGAACGCAGAAGCCGTAAATAATCTTTTGTTTGAGAGAGGCGATAGTTTTTCTGCCAGAAAAATCCAGAAAGACGCTAGTGAAAGTGGCGACCATTGCAAGTCGGGTGCGGAGTGGAATTCATTAAAGCCAGATTGTCGGCTTATTCGCAAAAAAATCAGAACAAAATGTCCCCATAAGTTACCAGAAGAGGTATTTGATGATTTAAAGAAGGAGAGTAATGAAGTGTCTTATCCTCCTGCTCCAAAGAGACTAGCGAGTTTGAATGCAGTAGCGTTTTTGaagctcactaatgagagagACCCTCCTCTGAAGCAAAGGAGCAAATCAGATGGAGACAATGGGCGCTCTGTCAACAGCTGTTCAAAGTCCAAGGTGAAGTCTACACGGTCCCATAAAAAGAACTGTGTAAAGTCCAAAAAAGAAACCTTGCATAGGAAAGTTGAGGACTACAATGGCTGGCAAGGTGGGCCTGAAGTTAGATTTCTGAAACCAGAGCTTCGAGACTCTTTTAGGTCATTGGGGAAAATGGAGGGTGTTCaagtggaacagtcttccaGCTACAATGATGGCTCAGAATCCTCTTACCACAGACTGCCTTTGTTAATGGGAGGGCAAGCTTCCATGAAGCCTGAATATGGAAGACCAGGTGAAAAGTCTCCCACTCCTAAACAGGACTTCCAGCAGCCTTCTTTCCCAGTGCAGCAACTACACCGGTTGCCAGTTCCAGGCAGCCCAACAGACTGTATCTGCCTCTTTGACTCCTCCGACCTGAATCCTTTGGATGGGATTTACAATACGTATGGCCAAAGTGGATTACCATACAATGGATACTCTGATATCTCCCTGTACCCAAAAGGCAAAGTGTTTTCTCAGTCTGTGCCCTGCGAAGAACTCTTGGTTGCGCAGAGCTCCTTACCGCACACGGCAACATTTGAGCATCTGCCGTGGTGTAACTCTCGCTGTTCCTTTGGAGAAGATCCTGGGACTAATACAGACACTCTTTGCGGTGTGATAAAACTGCCTCTTGCCAGAGTCGGTAACACACATACAGGACACAGCAAATATCCATATAAGAAGCCTTTTACTGCAG AGGGATACAAATCTTTAGACCAGCTCAGCATAACGATCCCTACAGCCGGTCACCCTGTATCTCCTGCTCACCCGCTCTCAGGATGTCCAGTTCCAAGTGTCCCGCCCGCTGCGGAGCCTGTACCATACCTGCAGACCCCCAACTCAGAACCTCAGACAATGGCCATGCTTAAGACTGCACGGGAGTGCCCGCAAAGCTCTAAACCACCAAGTGGCTCCAAGTCGGGAGTCAGGAACACCTCTGGCTGCTTCCATACTTCTGGCAACAAAACAAGCAAAGGCCACAACCATCCCAAACAGCAGCGGATAAGCAGAAGGCGGGCTACAAATGGTTGGATGCCTCTTGGAACACCCTGTGAAAAAGCAGTTTATGTGGTG AATGAACCTGAACCAGCGCTGCGAAGGAGTTATCAAGCAGTGGAGAGGAATGGAGAGATTATTCGGGTCCGAGACACTGTCCTTCTAAAATCTGGtcccagaaaaaaatccatGCCCTATGTGGCCAAGATATCTGCATTGTGGGAAGAACCcaaaactg GTGAACTGATGATGAGTCTCTTCTGGTACTACAGACCAGAGCACACTCAGGGAGGACGGAATCCCAGTATGCACAAG AATGAGATCTTTGCCTCCCGACATCAAGATGAGAACAGTATTGCCTGCATAGAAGAAAAGTGCTATGTCCTGACATTTGCAGAGTACTGCAG ATTTTGTGCCTTGGTAAAGCGACGAGGGGAGGGCTGTCCAAACAGGAAAGCCTTGATTGTCCCTCCCTCCGAAGAGTATTGCACCCCTCTACACCGCAGGGTGCCGGACAGCACAGACCCGGAGCTGGTGTTTCTGTGCCGGCATGTTTATGATTTCCGGCACGGACGGATCCTGAAGAACCCGCAGTAG